The Romeriopsis navalis LEGE 11480 genome segment TTTGGGGTGCTGAAGGCGCCACTCACCATCGAGGCAAACTGAGCGCGAGTGACCAAGTCATTCGGGCGGAAGCTCCCATCTGGGAAACCGGCAATTACGCCCCGGCTCGATAAGGACTGAATAAAGTCGTTTGCCCAGTAGCTTGAAGAAACATCATTAAAATTTGTTTGTGCCTGAGCGGGTGTTGCCATCATCGCTGGTGCGATGGCTATTGCCGACATGCCCAAAGTCATTGCTAAAGCAGTACTAGTTTGAAGAGAACGAAACATAAGTCAAATCCTGGGAAATAGAGAGAGTAGACAAAGAACTGAATCAAATCGTTTTGTTGTCCTTTGTACCCTCAATGACGGGGGGAGTTTCCCACAAGTTTCCCAGCAGTGGACAGTTTGATAATTGGCGGATTGATTGGCACAAGGATAATCAGCCCCGACAGAAAGTTTACTTCACCGGTAATATAGCGTTTAACGGCTTTGGCGGTGCAATCGTTAGACCATTGGTTTGCTGCTGCTGAATTAGTGGTTTTAGTGTTTCAAAATCAACACGATAAGTTGGTGCACTACTTTTTTGGGATGATTTATCTGCGAGTTCGCCGGATGTTTTGCTGGGCTGACGTTGAATCTTGAGCAGTAAATCACCTGGCTTAAACGGTGTGCGCCGAAAGACCGGAATATAGTTTTGTTGATAATAGAGTCCGATCGTCTGTGCATCGAGCGGCACCATCTTGGTTTGCAAATCCAGCGCAATTAAATGTCCATGCACTGAGAGAAATGCTCTCCACCCGCAGCGGGCTAACGAGATGCGAAT includes the following:
- a CDS encoding DUF5991 domain-containing protein; translated protein: MGKQFVLSLLGAAVWLCLTPNMSLACRRMLMQQPGTSTVTRTQLLQPVPGQSNPKPSTSKPNPNPASWQGIYRFSESRHDHSTAMHRNYTIRISLARCGWRAFLSVHGHLIALDLQTKMVPLDAQTIGLYYQQNYIPVFRRTPFKPGDLLLKIQRQPSKTSGELADKSSQKSSAPTYRVDFETLKPLIQQQQTNGLTIAPPKPLNAILPVK